A genomic region of Hippoglossus hippoglossus isolate fHipHip1 chromosome 8, fHipHip1.pri, whole genome shotgun sequence contains the following coding sequences:
- the ubald2 gene encoding UBA-like domain-containing protein 2 produces the protein MSVNMDELRHQVMINQFVLTAGCAADQAKQLLQAAHWQFETALSSFFQEANIPSHHHQMMCTPRNTPATPPNFPDAITMFSKLRASECGPSVGSGPSQASMACSPPAPSSTSGFGSFWASSPPGHQPAWLPPSSPTGHHMHHHHYHMQQTPMWPPVSQPSGSQQPPVVSALHGQR, from the exons ATGTCTGTGAACATGGACGAGCTGCGGCACCAGGTGATGATCAACCAGTTCGTCCTGACCGCGGGTTGCGCCGCGGACCAGGCGAAGCAGCTGCTCCAGGCGGCCCACTGGCAGTTCGAG ACGGCCCTGAGCTCCTTCTTCCAGGAGGCGAACATCCCCAGTCACCACCACCAGATG ATGTGTACGCCCAGAAACACTCCCGCCACGCCACCGAACTTCCCCGACGCCATCACCATGTTCTCCAAACTACGAGCGTCTGAGTGCGGCCCCAGCGTCGGCAGCGGCCCCTCCCAGGCGTCCATGGCCTGCTCCCCCCCGGCCCCCTCTTCCACGTCGGGGTTTGGCTCCTTCTGGGCTTCGTCGCCGCCCGGCCACCAGCCGGCCTGGCTGCCGCCCTCGTCGCCCACCGGCCACCACatgcaccaccaccactaccacaTGCAACAGACTCCCATGTGGCCCCCGGTGTCTCAGCCCAGCGGCTCCCAGCAGCCCCCTGTCGTATCTGCACTCCACGGTCAGAGATGa
- the LOC117765981 gene encoding uncharacterized protein LOC117765981 produces the protein MSEDVFTLDELLDLSIGTPQGTVNFTALHALLHALLRQLGIRELKTRWRDSPSGRTAGGVPGPAEVGPLQVEGDVEQLQEQAASDPGSSPGTELQERAASASDPGSSPGAAAAEDEKLRSRIQSCEDGVSEAMRLIQELHEQKDVLMDEVNELHQQQKMFAETAAAVETCCHCVDDLDKSLKILRDSFHKCPEPEELRGCVTWDVMQSVLLSDTENLHKERVVDEAVEPAHTPPNINLTSDRSTSSSPRSVNDTVRKAAPRSPGISGDIFQEESSTRPITGSSSVLSAPPQQNTSTSWKSRNLELYSDTVEALRNAVRLKEKFNRLEARVAALEEGKVDQTQLTPLRDAITNKGFQDVSKNLMDQLNQQTALISSLKSDQEKSEELVTDVKTTMLQLQAECENLQETTRSLQEDSRQMQSHIETADRCALDNKVSRLQFDSVTEQLNTMFHELLHKVTGQEQDWHKVVDKLSTEMEHKLNRIELDSVKKQLEDRWKNIHEKLQTQGAPEHDDAAGIRKQLVDRFHCLSCDRPVVKHTPGPYVVTLPSTPAFPSHKSIRPFTVYALEQVRQHYRSERFTETTDYSHVTMSRSCGGSHTVTAAHQRRSGLPTMKHHSQPEVDGGIQSEEVDILGMDGHIYRGRLNGPNIRSTETKLPRISTRDGLKTRDRTKSSPSHKAAASPEGGDNTAPHSVRSRSASSSSTRDWRLSTLGCSSQSSITAPRSSEAADNKQGDL, from the exons ATGTCTGAGGACGTGTTCACCCTGGACGAGTTGTTGGATTTATCCATCGGGACACCTCAGGGAACCGTGAACTTCACCGCCCTCCACGCGCTGCTCCACGCGCTGCTCCGGCAGCTGGGGATCCGGGAGCTGAAGACCCGCTGGAGGGACTCTCCCTCCGGCCGCACTGCGGGAGGTGTCCCCGGTCCCGCAGAGGTGGGACCGCTCCAGGTGGAGGGGGACgtggagcagctccaggagcagGCCGCCTCAGACCCGGGCTCCTCACCCGGCACCGAGCTCCAGGAGCGGGCCGCCTCAGCCTCAGACCCGGGCTCCTCACCCGGCGCCGCGGCGGCGGAGGACGAGAAGCTCCGGTCCCGCATCCAGAGCTGCGAGGACGGTGTGTCCGAG GCCATGAGGCTCATACAGGAGCTCCATGAGCAGAAGGACGTCCTGATGGACGAGGTGAACgagctccaccagcagcagaag ATGTTTGCGGAGACGGCCGCTGCTGTGGAGACATGCTGCCACTGTGTGGACGACCTGGACAAGTCTCTG AAAATTCTGAGGGACTCGTTTCACAAGTGTCCAGAGCCTGAGGAGCTGAGAGGCTGCGTGACCTGGGACGTGATGCAGTCTGTTCTGCTCAGCGACACAGAAAACCTTCACAAG GAGCGTGTTGTTGATGAGGCGGTCGAACCCGCACACACACCCCCCAACATCAACCTCACCTCCGACcgcagcacctcctcctcccctcgctCCGTCAACGACACTGTCAGGAAGGCAGCTCCTCGTTCTCCTGGGATTTCTGGAGACATCTTCCAGGAAGAGTCGAGCACCCGGCCAATCACAGGGAGCTCGTCGGTCCTGTCGGCGCCGCCTCAGCAGAACACATCAACATCCTGGAAGTCCAGAAACCTGGAGCTGTACTCAGACACGGTGGAGGCTCTGAGGAACGCCGTCAGACTGAAGGAGAAGTTCAACCGGCTGGAAGCTCGTGTGGCGGCGCTGGAGGAGGGAAAGGTGGACCAGACACAGCTCACTCCGCTCAGGGACGCCATCACCAACAAAG gttttcAGGATGTGTCTAAAAACCTGATGGATCAACTGAACCAGCAAACAGCTTTGATAAGCAGCCTGAAGAGTGACCAGGAGAAG agcgaGGAGCTGGTGACCGACGTGAAGACCACGATGCTTCAGCTTCAGGCCGAGTGTGAGAACCTGCAGGAAACCACCAGGAGTCTGCAGGAGGACAGCCGACAGATGCAGAGCCACATCGAG ACAGCTGACAGATGTGCTCTGGACAACAAAGTGAGTCGTCTGCAGTTTGACTCTGTGACGGAGCAGCTGAACACCATGTTCCAcgagctgctgcacaaagtgaCGGGGCAGGAGCAGGACTGGCACAAGGTCGTGGACAAACTCTCCACTGAGATGGAGCACAAG CTCAACAGGATCGAGTTGGACTCTGTGAAGAAGCAGCTGGAGGATCGATGGAAGAACATCCACGAGAAGCTGCAGACTCAGGGAGCTCCAGAACACGACGACGCTGCCGGCATCAGGAA ACAACTTGTGGACAGATTTCACTGCCTCTCCTGTGACCGACCTGTCGTCAAGCACACGCCCGGACC gtaCGTGGTGACGCTGCCCTCCACTCCAGCCTTCCCCTCACACAAGTCCATCCGGCCGTTCACTGTCTACGCCCTGGAGCAGGTTCGACAGCACTACAGGAG CGAGCGCTTCACAGAGACGACGGACTACAGTCACGTGACCATGTCGCGGAGCTGCGGGGGCAGTCACACCGTCACCGCGGCCCACCAGCGCCGCAGCGGCCTGCCGACCATGAAGCACCACAGCCAGCCGGAGGTGGACGGTGGGATTCAG TCGGAGGAGGTGGACATCCTTGGAATGGACGGACACATTTACAGAGGACGCCTGAACGGCCCAAACATCAGAAGCACAGAAACTAAACTCCCTAGGATCTCCACCAGAGACG GTCTGAAGACGAGAGACAGAACCAAAAGTTCACCGTCACAcaaagctgctgcttctccagagGGAGGAGACAACACAGCACCTCACAGTGTCAGGAGCCGCTCAG CCTCCAGCAGCTCGACTCGTGATTGGCGGCTGTCGACTCTGGGCTGCTCGTCTCAGAGCTCCATCACAGCACCGAGAAGCTCAGAGGCTGCAGACAACAAGCAGGGCGACCTGTAG
- the foxj1a gene encoding forkhead box protein J1-A — protein MLSLSCADPWPEGSVGLEEEVVTAAAQAEERDSISGSLCLDDSLTSLQWLQEFSILGASVPQQSHQSCLFGHPPPGPDAPSSPLAGDPASLGTPLTPGKPTAAAHSRRPLLPGIVAHGHCPDEVDYKSDAHIKPPYSYATLICMAMQASKKSKITLSCIYQWITDNFCYYRHADPTWQNSIRHNLSLNKCFIKVPRQKDEPGKGGFWKIDPQYAERLLSGAYKKRRMPPVQINPALQSRLRVDLQPPSRGATGLGINPESQRLLREFEEETGADQNWDPHLAEGTMLGSWPVVRGRAGAKRRQSLGSRSGATKVLRRSSSPLLSMDEQKEIGPLKGDFDWDALLDSALSGELSLDGGEPLSPIMKEEDLTVRGTHISPVNAPAGTADIHVLVETQRRNDFDEETFLAAAFLENPWPEEEDQSRNDYLCSSSVNLDQLFDLGDSLGADPSSRIDALL, from the exons ATGCTGTCTCTGAGCTGTGCTGACCCCTGGCCGGAGGGCTCTGtggggctggaggaggaggtggtcaCCGCCGCTGCTCAGGCGGAGGAGCGGGACTCCATCAGCGGCTCCTTGTGCCTGGACGACAGCCTGACCAGCCTCCAGTGGCTGCAGGAGTTCTCCATCCTCGGTGCCAGCGTCCCGCAGCAGAGCCACCAGAGCTGCCTGTTCGGACACCCGCCGCCGGGGCCCGACGCCCCGTCCTCCCCTCTGGCCGGGGACCCCGCTTCCCTCGGGACGCCCCTGACCCCGGGGAAGCCCACGGCGGCGGCGCACAGCAGGAGGCCGCTCCTCCCCGGGATCGTGGCCCACGGGCACTGCCCCGACGAGGTGGACTACAAGAGCGACGCGCACATCAAGCCTCCGTACTCCTACGCCACCCTCATCTGCATGGCCATGCAGGCGAGCAAGAAGAGCAAGATCACTCTGTCCTGCATCTACCAGTGGATCACCGACAACTTCTGCTACTACCGACACGCGGACCCCACCTGGCAG AACTCTATCCGTCACAACCTGTCACTCAACAAGTGCTTCATCAAGGTGCCGCGGCAGAAGGACGAGCCAGGGAAGGGGGGGTTCTGGAAGATCGACCCACAGTACGCCGAGCGCCTCCTGAGTGGCGCCTACAAGAAGAGACGGATGCCACCGGTCCAGATCAACCCAGCGCTACAGAGCAGGCTCAGGGTCGACCTCCAGCCCCCGTCCAGAGGCGCCACAGGTCTGGGCATCAATCCAGAGTCGCAGCGCCTCCTCCGGGAGTTTGAAGAGGAAACTGGCGCTGACCAGAACTGGGACCCGCATCTGGCTGAGGGCACCATGCTGGGCTCCTGGCCGGTGGTCAGAGGAAGAGCTGGGGCCAAGAGGAGACAGTCGCTGGGCTCCAGAAGTGGTGCAACCAAAGTCCTCCGGCGCTCCAGCTCCCCACTGCTCTCCATGGACGAACAGAAGGAGATCGGACCTCTGAAGGGGGACTTTGACTGGGACGCCCTGCTGGACTCCGCCCTCAGCGGGGAGCTGAGTTTGGACGGAGGAGAACCTCTGAGCCCCATCATGAAGGAGGAGGACTTGACTGTGCGAGGGACCCACATCTCCCCGGTCAATGCCCCGGCAGGGACAGCAGACATCCACGTGCTGGTGGAGACCCAGAGGAGGAACGACTTTGACGAGGAGACCTTCCTCGCCGCGGCCTTTCTGGAGAACCCCTGGCCCGAAGAAGAGGATCAGAGCCGCAATGACTACCTGTGTAGCTCCAGCGTCAACCTGGACCAGCTGTTTGACCTCGGAGACTCGTTAGGTGCGGACCCCAGCAGCCGGATTGACGCCCTCCTTTGA